The Flavobacterium commune genome contains a region encoding:
- a CDS encoding DUF2271 domain-containing protein, with protein sequence MNSLIKTALAGAFIFLISFQTNAQSSKYKCMLQMSNYAGEGAYVVVSLINAKGDYEKTLYVMGDDKKWYNSLKEWHKFNSKKPSNISAITGASVTGGDRSMTTIEIDDSKINKGYKLRFESAVENQKYHVSDVEIPLTTAGIAAKSEGKGYIRYVRLSKI encoded by the coding sequence ATGAACTCATTAATTAAAACAGCCTTAGCTGGCGCATTTATTTTCCTTATTTCTTTTCAGACTAACGCACAAAGCAGCAAATACAAATGTATGCTTCAAATGTCTAATTATGCTGGCGAAGGCGCTTATGTAGTAGTTTCTTTGATTAATGCCAAAGGTGATTACGAAAAAACACTTTACGTAATGGGAGACGACAAAAAATGGTACAACAGTTTAAAAGAATGGCATAAATTCAACTCTAAAAAACCTTCTAACATTAGTGCTATCACTGGTGCTTCAGTTACTGGTGGAGATCGCAGCATGACAACAATTGAAATTGATGATTCTAAAATTAATAAAGGATATAAATTGCGCTTCGAATCGGCAGTTGAAAATCAAAAATACCATGTTTCCGATGTAGAAATTCCACTTACAACTGCTGGAATTGCAGCAAAATCGGAAGGAAAAGGATACATCCGCTACGTAAGATTAAGCAAAATTTAA